From the Diadema setosum chromosome 6, eeDiaSeto1, whole genome shotgun sequence genome, the window taggaCTAGAATTCATCCTCAAGGAGAGCCTCAATGCTgttgttaaagtgaaaacaaagttctggtaagggcctgagaacccgtctggcaccatttcttatttgcttgcaatatatcgaaagagtctacaaagaaacttacctggctgacgcagTTTGcgggaatgatgagtcgttttggagtattttgagaaaaacaataaaagtcggtagaccgacttttattctagaaggctccagactaactcggtctcagggaaaactcgacccttcagacaatttacacacagtttgtgatcgccatgttcatcagtactctataatagatactacgggtaccaaacgaagccttactgagcagacaggaaagtgcgtgctaatcctgtacaaaacaaatggacagcgcgcggtcctcaagcctacttCTATaggcacatcacctcagttgctgagacgtgcggtctttgaagtttttgttgttgtttatcaagcgtctttgattgtttttagaggtgcttaataggcgcacactaattttgcatgcgcgccaaagaggtttttgatgcgcgcgttgtaacaactcggaccattactgcgagtagccagaacgctacaatgtagtttatacaggccgctcccatacaATGCATAGTACACCATACTGTACAATctagagggacaaccaatacaactcatcccgccgtcaagcaaagcgaggccgagttatccccgagtccgagtctagcctgaccccgttcgggtaagttctgagactgaccGTTTTTGggtaatatttcccattttcgtcatTACCCATCGagtatcttgttattacagcgttattccgcacatttcctaggcatacgttcacattttggagcaaaatttgacaacttttgcaggcgtaccagaactttgtttgggctttaataGTTTAGGGTGCTGACCACAGACACTAACTGTCATCTTTGACCTTGTTGTgcatgtgacctttgacctcatcaGTACCTGCTGGACCAGGCAGATTTCCTGGTGGTAGGCGTGCTGGGAATGCAGGGAAGCGGAAAGTCCACTGTCATGTCACTACTTGCCGGTAGTGAACACACTGATCCATGCAAGTGAGTATACTGGGAGTTCAGTAGTATTGTTTACcattaggagcagtgattttagaaatgttcgagttatcacatttgatacatatgtgtagttcagttttatcacaaaacattcgaccatataaacattttgcaataaagcctataaaatataaggagatatcactttttttctcaataaaccataactgtagatatggtttattctagaaacaattttatcataactgttgttcacatgttttattataTTAAACAATACCTAACATTGCTTATACTTGTTAACacttttacattggttgtttctatccctaactaacattttagaactattttgaagcacaaaagctggggtttttgtttcatctgcaaatggtaaataatgcctttgatAGTTGCCATGATGCTAATGCTACACTGCAGTGATTGCACGTAGTGAGGTAGAATTCATTTGCAGCATTTATCAAAGTTTTAGGAGCCAATTGCCAGTTCACGTTtgcatatttgatttgattcattttaaaatagtagtagtagtataaggtcttatttatccggggtagcctcttcagtgttgctactgctctaccagagggccttGCCATTATtcttaccctagcgttgccaggtacccatttatccacctgggtcgagagggccATGGTGGGTAAAATATCTCGTCCGACGACGTATGCACTGGTCTGGttttgaactcgggtcctcctaTTGGGTGTTGGGAGTCTTATCcgctatgccacagcgcccccacatgaATCTTTGAAAATAATACCCTCCGTTCGCTTGagtattttgtcaattttttcaaTTGCAGATTGCTGTAGAATCGAATGTACATGAAGATGTAAACCAGGgtctcatttcataaaacttgttatcaatgacaactgccacatttttgTGATAAATTTGCTCTTatccaatcagatgcaaggatttcattagctataacaactatgacaacttgtcacttataataagttttatgaaatggggcccaggtttttgctttgttttattttcttgatttaaacCTGTATAATGGGTATCATTCAGGCATTagatacactgtatactgtcatcaaatttcttgaGGAAAAATAATTATGAGTCAACAGTTTGACCACATGTCTATCAAACGGTTCAATAACTGACCATCCTTCTCTCTCTCAGCTCCTTCATCTTTGAGACGCAGTCTCAGGCCACAGCGGAGCAGGCCGGCCACCAGACGTCGGGCGTGGACATGTTCATCACGGAGGAGCGCATCATCCTCCTGGACACCCAGCCCGTCCTCAGCTCCTCCATCCTGGACCGGCTGCTGGGGCCGGAGAAGCAAGTGGTACCCCAGGAGTTCTCCTCCCCAGAGCACTACGCCGAGATGCAGGTCAGCCAAATTCCCTGTCTCTCCCAGGGCCAACAGAGGGAATGATTTTTCTGGTATCACATAGCAAGTTGCTATGCATTTTGAATATGACTGCTGTACAAAGATGTCATTTGTGTCGCacattcatttcataaaattctatacttaaaaaaaaagaaacatttgcCCACCGTCTAAAATCACTATCCAATTTCGAGAAGGTAAGTTATTCCCTGCAACGCCTCAATAGTGACACTTTATTGTTGTTAAAGTGAACACTAAATTGATACGTGCAGTGGAGTAGGACAGTGTGAGATTATGCACAAACAAGCCCTTTTATGATTTATTCCTACACATTTAAGTGGATGTATGATGTCATTCATGTGGAACATGGGTGAGTTTGAGTGCTCTCCTGAAGCGTACTTTACCTAAAGTGTACTGCACCATATTGTACCACACCCACACCAAAGGAGCGCTCAAATGTTCCCAAAGTGTTccgtaccgagccaaaagtggaccacttcccaatGTGCTCCAAAGCGTACTGTACCATGCCAAAAGTTGCTCGTAACATGCACTACATCATGATAGAGAGAGTTGATTCTCTTTGTTAGGGACACCTGTACGTCCATTGTAAGGAGTGGAAGCACGGCAGGTGCATCACccttttgctacaacacatgtGACACCCTCTGACTTAAGGTCTAAAATGACTCATGATGTACagttttcactttttccacaGAGTGCTCAAATGCTCCAAGTCTGCCATGGCGTGGTACGGTATGGTATGGTTTGGTCATCTGTTCTATGCAAGTTCAGTGTGTGgttgaacaggattgatgaattTTATAAATTGTTATTAAGCTTATTTATTATGTCTCTgtgaaaacaagtgaagtgcccttaaccgactgagaaaaaagataGGTCATGCGTACCAAtatgcccatgagctaactctgaactggcttattatgtGCTCATTTTTGCTTGACAAATCATCCCCTctctttttgtcattgttgattCCCCTCCCCTTCCAAATGGGACAGTCCCTGCATGTGGCAGCCTTTCTCCTTACTGTGTGTCATGTGGTGCTGCTGGTAGAGGACTGGTTCAGTGACATTGGCCTCATGGAGTTCCTCAAGAGAGCCGAGATGCTCAAGCCCTCCACCCCGCCCCCATCAAGCAGCCAATCAGAAAGCAGCAGTGCGGAGAACCACGAAGACTTTGTGCCAAATATAGGTATAGAAGAAATGCGTATCTGCAATTTTTTACTGGATTAGGAGAAGTTGGAGCAATAGTCTGATTCACGATGATCAATTGTTGGGGTACATATTCATTTGAGTGGACAAATACATTGTGAATACAGATCTTTTTTTATGGCCATAAAGATATTTTCACACATAGCCTTAGACCTCAGCTACTTACATATGCTTGTCACACAGCAAGTTTTGTATGCACAAGTATTTCTCAATACTGTTATTGTTTGCTTTTCACATGGTATTTAATTCTTGCATGTTAGCTCTGTGCTAGAGGCATAGGAGAACCAGATAATATTTTGTCGGGTATGAACATTTCAACATTCATCAAATTACCTTGAGCAATAGAGCATAAAGTTGCGAGTAACCACCATGGCATGGATGATTTTGATAGCTCCAGATGTTCTTTACTCATGCGCAATTTGTCTATCTCATACTCATTCACCCATTCTTCTTTCAGTGTTTGTTCAGAACAAGGCTGGTAGAGAGAGTTTTCAGCCCATCGCAGTCAATGCCATGGAGCAGTCTATTTGTTCCCTCATGGCGACATCAAAGCTGAAGTACACAGGTACCGTGGCAACGCTCGCTCGATTCCACATTTTTCCCTTTAATTTGCAGGCTGAGTGATGTTATATGGTATGCCACCTCAGATAGACAACGGCTGTTGCTATTAAGCAGAAAACCTgtttaaaatatattttatcaaCCTATGTTATCAGTGAGTCTTTATGCATGGCAGTATTTGTAAATTCTTCAAGTGAGCATAATGGggtagaagaagaaaatgtgaaaatcttaatgaagaaaagaaaagtaatcacaataaaaagagagatcagggccccgtttcataaaaagttgatatatgatatgatagcaactcttgcttggatggcaattgtcatggtaacgacaagaatcctgcttcctgattggctgttgctattggaagttgccattctagcaagagttgctatccttacatcttttatgaaatcaaGCCTTGGCGGCCACCTGTTTATAGCAGCCAACTAACCCATCTGTAGTGGCCACCTGTTTATAACAGTCACTCTTCACCTCTCTTTCATGGCTGCTAtaacaggtttgactgtactttgAATGGAAATTCTATTAACACATGGAATGCATTTACACAGTATGTATAAACATTATgtcatatcaaaaacaaaaaatgttgtttgatatttcattcataaaaataTAGTCTTCTGGCACTTGAATAAGACATGCTAAATGCTTAAAATATATGTTAAAGGGTGTgcacagttctggtcgaggtgaggatttagcttttaacgttttgcgagattcagaaaccactctatgagatgtcaaatagcatgcaattctaagtggtatcaaaagtttatttgatgaaaatcggttttgaaatggctgagatatccaaaaacaaggtgaaacaaagagatcctaataaaagcgtggcctgtcgccttttattattatcacttttttggatacctcagccatttgagaaccaattttcatcaaataaatgttgaatccttcttaaaattatatgctctttcatatttcataagaggtttctcattatctcacatagGAATGTTCacaacatgaatccccacctcaaccagtactgttcagtccctttaaaatatatgctaagatgatgataatgaaaataatgatggtGAATGAGTAGATGCTGTATTTTCTTCTTCCGGCAGGCTGTTCCTCACTTGCCAGGAGCGGCGTCATGCCAAGTCTCAACTCAAAGACACTCCCCCTGGATGTCAATCTCTTCCTCCTACCAGTGTTTGACTCCGAAGACAAGGAGAATACTCAACCCAGCAAAGGTACGTAAATAAAATGACAAGCCTCTGATAAAAAGGCAGGAAAAAGGAGTAAATTTTTATTGAGGTGGTATGCAATCTTGTGAAGGTGATTATGGATGGTTAttccttgatttttttgtctgctttcataaagatacatgtattcttaACAGTCCTAaagcataatgtatatatttttatacagtgcactcccattataacgaaatgctcgggaccggcagttttctttcgttataacgaaatttcgttataaccgaacaaatacaatatataacgaaaacaaggaaccacgtatattatatttgctgaatactcatcatacactgcaaagctatgtggaaatgtgatgggataactgtattacaataataaacgcaagttcccctcagaaactgtgtgtgacacaaggagcaaacacacagtggtgtgaagtgttcacccatgcagagacgctgtaAATGCTTGTTctgctacgtattttcgaaagcaattcgcatttcgttataacggagcacatttcttttgtttttctttgtctgtggtgctcggaaaagacttcgttataacggaaatttcgctataaccgtgttcgttataagcgaattttgtaccatagactttaatggtgataattttgggaccagaagatttacttcgttataacgaaatttcgttataaccgtgttcgttgtaacgggagtgcactgtatacttAACTTTtcagctataacaaaatttttataaagaaagaaaactgctagTCCTGAGGACTTCACTATAATGAGAGTGCATTGTACGAACTTCTCAGCAAAACGCTACAAGTAGTATGTGATTTTGAACAGATGTGACAAAATGGATAGTGGACTTATTTTGCACTTAAaggctcccccccccaaaaaaaaacaaaacaaaacaaaacaaaacaaaaaacaaaaacaaaaacaaaaacaaaagcaaaaaaaaaaacgatattaaaaaaaagaaaaaacacagaaaaaaaagcaaacaaaaataagacaaaCTACATGACCAGGAAATCCTGGTTGAAGTATATAGGGAGGAATCTTCTGTATGTGGTGATGCTTTCGTCTTCTTCAAATTCTCTAAGCAAGTCGTTTTCACTTCTGGTACATTTAAACACCTGAATGGTGACAGTGTGGAAGGGAAAATTATGAAACTTACCCACTCTGAAAAACATGTTCATATTGACGCAGATACCAAGTCCACATTGCTGCGCCTTGTCCCTGACCTGGTGTACAGGGGCCATCCCAAGACAGAACTTCTTGTGGCGGCTCTCCGCAATCAAATCTACGCAGCCAGCAGGCCACTGATCACTCACACCTCACTCACAGAGAAGAACTGGTGAGTCTTTTGGATAGAGATGTCATATTGGATTTTACCATCATGCTCCATATAGCCCAAGCTCAGTTACAATTAATTCGGGGCAACAGGAGGTCTATCGGATGAAGAAATCTTGTTCACTATGTCGAATGTTTTGTTGATTATGTAGCTTTGAATTTGTTCCTTAGAGATCTGTTAAAAGGAAGGATTTGTTGAGTAGAAAAGGAGAATTAGTTCTAAACAAGTATTCTGTCTGTTAAccaagtttgtgtgtttgtttgtgtgttgtttttttaaaaccaaatttgttACTCCACGTTTCTGCTGTATCAGTGTTTTCACTTTTACTTTGCATAATGAAAGATGGGTAGGGTGTGGCATCAGGAATTTGTTTCACTgtaaaatgttctttcatttccACACATATTATACACAAATTAAAAGTTATCACCTGTTGTATACAGCAGGTATGAACATCAATGCTGTATTCAGTATCACAAAATTGTTGCAACCCTGTATGGAAAGATCACCCCTGTTTGATGAGGtaaaaggacaagtccaccttcatatacataaggattgagagaaagcagcaatattagtagaacacatcagtgaaagtttgaggaaaattggacaatctgttcaaaagttatgaatattttaagtatctgcgcagtcactgctggaagagaagactactatagtggatgatgtcacatgcgtacaaccatataaggaaaataaaaagggaatttcacaaaactttactttttgaataaagtgcacatttctctgACTTGCTACAgacttatgttaagggtaatattattccccctgccttctaaaagagagaagtcaagtgttctttttttttatgcgagaaaaattgaaatatgttgaattttctttattctttctttatattgttgtactcatgtgacatcacaagctataatagtctcttcatccagccgtgactgagcagaaacttcaaaaaattcataactttttaacagattgtccgattttgctcaaactctcactgatgtgttctactaacattgctgcattcactcaacccacatgtctatgaaggtgaacttgtcctttaagttttaGACAGGTCTGAATGGATCAGTCCCTCTAACCCTCTCTGGGTCCAGGCACTTTGTCTATAAACTTGCAAAGcttcatcagcattcagtaatccattCAAACTTGACCCAGTTGTCCAGGGCAAGGCCATGGTGGCACAATGGGGATTAGGGGATTAGGGGATTAGATAATCTCTACTCATTGACAGGTGGCTTCCAGActgtatcagggcaattacccccccccccccccccccccagctaaatactggtcagtgataaggttagagtaaagattgtGATTAGAATTAGTTttgggttagagtttgggttagaatttgggttagggttagggttaggattgggttcaggattaggattaggattagggttatggtCTGgggttgcccagggggtaattgccctacaCCCTTCCAGACATCTTTTGGCAGATTGGCAAAGAAATCACCCCAGTGTGCATGACAATTGACTGAACAGAGCACATAAGGGGCAAGCAGATTTTagagaaacattttgaaatctgcaGAGCAGTCTCGACAGATCGTGAGTCCcaggccccgtttcataaaacttgttatcaataacaagtttggatagttgttataagctactgaaatccctGCATAtaattggctgagagcaaatttgtcatagaaatgtggtgGAAGTTTGTTATGGATAACATGCTTTATAAAATGGGACCCAGATCTCCACAAAATTTCTTCCGTTTTTCTCGTCAGGTTCCAGTATGCAGGCCGCACATGGGAAAGCCTGAAGAAATCCAGCCTCCTCCTGGAGTACCAGCGGCTCTTGACTTGAAGTCCACCAAGAGATAACTGAAGAAAAATCACATCATGCTGTATCTCACTGGCTGATTACAACAGTAGAAGCACTTGCCCCAACCT encodes:
- the LOC140230050 gene encoding nonsense-mediated mRNA decay factor SMG9-like, which translates into the protein MHSSRGGESPGPGGRSSGGANGGASGGNRRRKKKPKSGKQEGMPRERGGAESPGIKPPPMILSNKGQDTERASSERPHRQARPVSPGPQIKIKVRDREDSANSQSPASTSGSTSNAAGNSSPTHGSPKAMTQSKQGSDGEQRARSTGSPGRLYSPGQRVSSGPIPGISIEVPIHKRLAAPPAMSQAVRLVDNSFLWVDGGTEYLLDQADFLVVGVLGMQGSGKSTVMSLLAGSEHTDPCNSFIFETQSQATAEQAGHQTSGVDMFITEERIILLDTQPVLSSSILDRLLGPEKQVVPQEFSSPEHYAEMQSLHVAAFLLTVCHVVLLVEDWFSDIGLMEFLKRAEMLKPSTPPPSSSQSESSSAENHEDFVPNIVFVQNKAGRESFQPIAVNAMEQSICSLMATSKLKYTGCSSLARSGVMPSLNSKTLPLDVNLFLLPVFDSEDKENTQPSKDTKSTLLRLVPDLVYRGHPKTELLVAALRNQIYAASRPLITHTSLTEKNWFQYAGRTWESLKKSSLLLEYQRLLT